AGTCTTCTTCAGTCCATCTGTCATCTAAAAATAGATTGGTTAGTTTACCATCAATATCGCCGTAAAATATTGTTGTGTCCGAAGATATGGTCAACCATGAACCAGAGTTAATGCTGAATTTAAAGTTGTTCTCGTTCTGGTTAAGTATTCCGTTCACGTAGCATGGATATTGACCAAATTCGTAGTGCCATTGACTTCCGTTGATTGGAATAAGAAGTTTCAATATTTGTTCGATATCAGACTCCGAAAGTTTCCATTCATTACATGCGGAATCAGTAAGTTCATATTCATTCGAATGCTCAAACCTTACAATTTGAAATTCATCGTTCGGCTCAAATCTAAATGCATTATTAGAAATGTTAGTTTGCTCTTTCTTAGGTGTTTTCTGTTGTGAAGTCTTATTCTGTGTATTACAAGAACTTAAAATTATCAGAAGTATTAGAATTCTAGCTTTATGCATGAATTGTATGCTAACATTTGTACTATTCTTAATTCTCAGAAGGGCTGCTCCTCAAGGATAGGAAGTTTTGGAATGAGATCAAAGATAGAGACAGTAGAATCCGAAGGAGATGGCCACGTCGTTGGACTAATTCTTTATAATAGGAAGATACTGCAAAACTCCTCGCCATGACGTGGTGAAATAGGCCTCGGATGTTAAAAGTAAATAATCAATCTTATTTAACGTCATGGCGAGGCATGCTATTTGATGCCAATCAAATGGACAACGCGGCAATCTTAGAAACTTTTGGCACTTCCTTTCTCCCACCAGTTGTACGATCTATTTGGCTAAGTTCAGCAGCCGCCACATACAGTTACAGCAATATCAGCAGCGAATACTTCTGAAACGAAACCTGCAAGGTTTTAAAAACCTTACAGGTTTAATCAATTTAAAGGGAGAATAACGCAATAATTGGGGCAAGGACTCTATGAGACTAAAAAACCTTAACAGCCGTATTCCTTGTTGCGCCTTCTCGGGTCTTCACTATTTCGAAGTCTACCATACCAAGAACCAAGCCCTCTTCCGTGATAACCTCCACTTCCCATCGTCCCGGCTTGACCCAATGTTTGTAGGTATAACCGCGATAGCCGTCCGTGCGTCCTCCTCGTACATTGATGCCAATGTCCTCTACTACTTCCCATTCTTCTAAGCTGACATTGTACCATTTCCACCGATGATAGACCTCTTTCTCCAAATTAGTCGGGGCAAAAATGGAAGTGAAGACGTAAACCTTCTCGTTCGGTCGCCAAAGTAATTTCAGACGGTGTGCCCGCCAGAAGACATGCCATTCGTCTTTTTCGTAAAGCACTGAATACTTACCGTCTTCATATTTCACCTGATGACCTACTAATCCACTCTTAAGTGCCAAAGGAACGGGTGGAATTAACTTGAAAAAATAGAAAACATAAATGAGCGAATAAATGCCCACAACCAAACTCAGCAGTTTACCCAAGTGCACCTGCCTTCTGGTACTAGCACTTCGTAGATAGACTTTTCGAACAAGCGCCAAAGTACACGCCATGCTGATCAGACCAGAAACCACAAACACCACTGTATTCATCTGCTTGATAAATACAGGAATCATAAAAGTAAAAAAGGTGAAGCTGATAAAGCTGTAGACGCTAAACTGCAGATATTTATTGGACAATTTCCTTTTCAGAAATTCATTGGTAATGAATAGAATGACTATAATGCTGAAAAAAGAAAC
The sequence above is drawn from the Reichenbachiella sp. genome and encodes:
- a CDS encoding DUF2914 domain-containing protein; the encoded protein is MNKVVTRIRNSTSGQYLIRNKKYAPIVFFIGGFVFDSLTLGRIDRAYDLTMLCLHMSSLSFMIYAFNLAEDGRWKNTFLERFEEYFPLAIQFFFGALSSAYVIYFSRSVSLSKTVSFFSIIVILFITNEFLKRKLSNKYLQFSVYSFISFTFFTFMIPVFIKQMNTVVFVVSGLISMACTLALVRKVYLRSASTRRQVHLGKLLSLVVGIYSLIYVFYFFKLIPPVPLALKSGLVGHQVKYEDGKYSVLYEKDEWHVFWRAHRLKLLWRPNEKVYVFTSIFAPTNLEKEVYHRWKWYNVSLEEWEVVEDIGINVRGGRTDGYRGYTYKHWVKPGRWEVEVITEEGLVLGMVDFEIVKTREGATRNTAVKVF